One genomic region from Metallosphaera tengchongensis encodes:
- the rfbC gene encoding dTDP-4-dehydrorhamnose 3,5-epimerase yields the protein MPFTFKRLEVPEVVLVEARQFSDERGHFEELYKRSDFRGYVPCDFVQVNHSFSRRGVLRGLHFQLKPVPQGKLVSVVSGRIYDVAVDLRRGSPSYKRWVSAELTPGKLLWVPAGFAHGFLALEDSHVVYFVTREFSKEHDSGIRYDDPEVGVEWPRVEGLVLSEKDRGLPLLRDSKANFEYGDGLC from the coding sequence ATGCCGTTCACGTTCAAGCGCTTGGAGGTCCCGGAGGTCGTCCTGGTAGAGGCGAGGCAGTTTTCGGATGAGAGGGGGCACTTCGAGGAGCTCTACAAGAGGAGCGACTTCAGGGGGTACGTCCCCTGCGACTTCGTCCAGGTGAACCACTCCTTCTCTAGGAGAGGGGTACTGAGGGGGCTCCACTTCCAGCTGAAACCAGTACCACAGGGGAAGCTGGTCTCTGTAGTCTCTGGGAGGATATATGACGTGGCTGTTGACCTTAGGAGGGGGTCGCCTAGTTACAAGAGGTGGGTCTCCGCTGAGCTGACCCCTGGAAAGCTCTTGTGGGTACCCGCTGGTTTCGCCCACGGCTTCCTGGCCTTGGAGGACTCGCACGTGGTCTACTTCGTCACAAGGGAGTTCTCCAAGGAGCACGACTCGGGCATACGCTACGACGACCCAGAAGTAGGGGTGGAGTGGCCTAGGGTCGAGGGGCTGGTCCTCTCGGAGAAGGACAGGGGACTGCCACTCTTGAGGGACTCCAAGGCGAACTTCGAGTACGGAGACGGGCTCTGTTGA
- a CDS encoding oligosaccharide flippase family protein has translation MNPVKNWLKSLSVTTVNVIVALVFFVITARITNPQFFGKVAIIQLLEVIVFTVFFFIPNAMVTREVAYAYAKNEHKAYVAKFLAIPFLAIPFLLVLLLFPTYVGLAIPYLFLYLFGAVQSSIMLGMDMFTENAITGITFLIIRWGVAIIAVLLHDIYMFIGIWTVGGVVSVSLNYIFLTRRLGGPIAPHFDFYFLGRAFRGGLPLFLSSSASFLSSQGDRVTTAYLLGSYYLGVYQFSALVASVPLTFLSSLSNVILPAASFYKALGKDERRMSSISFRVISFLTLLVIVLSVPLGEIMISHLFPEYAPGIPAFVLLFVASVLAFPIGSLTNFIIAFKRDLRPFLVLILLNASTVLFTSFLLIPRIGIIGGAISQVIVAIVSSLFTIFYALRTKVFFPTLKDYVVLSLLPLVGVYEVFIDPKWLDVVLFLALPVIFKFLGIIERSDVELIRGFLPRRLMFIYQVLRILS, from the coding sequence ATGAACCCGGTAAAGAACTGGCTTAAGTCCTTGAGCGTGACCACGGTCAACGTGATAGTGGCACTGGTCTTCTTCGTCATTACAGCCAGGATTACTAACCCACAGTTCTTTGGTAAAGTGGCAATCATACAGCTACTGGAGGTCATCGTCTTCACGGTCTTCTTCTTCATCCCTAATGCCATGGTCACTAGGGAAGTGGCGTACGCTTACGCTAAAAATGAACATAAGGCCTACGTTGCGAAGTTCCTAGCTATACCCTTCCTAGCTATACCCTTCCTCCTCGTCTTACTCCTGTTCCCGACTTACGTGGGGTTGGCCATCCCTTACCTTTTCCTTTACTTGTTTGGAGCTGTCCAGTCATCAATAATGCTGGGTATGGACATGTTCACTGAGAACGCCATAACGGGAATCACATTCCTCATCATTAGGTGGGGAGTAGCAATAATAGCAGTACTACTACACGATATCTACATGTTTATAGGTATATGGACTGTAGGCGGAGTGGTCTCAGTCTCCCTCAACTACATCTTCTTGACGAGGAGGTTAGGGGGGCCTATCGCCCCTCACTTCGACTTCTACTTCTTGGGGAGAGCGTTTAGGGGGGGGCTACCCTTGTTCCTCTCCAGTTCCGCTTCATTCTTGTCCTCACAGGGGGACAGGGTTACTACTGCTTACCTCTTGGGCTCTTATTACTTAGGGGTCTATCAGTTCTCTGCTTTGGTCGCCTCAGTGCCCTTAACGTTCTTAAGCTCCCTGTCTAACGTCATTTTGCCCGCTGCGTCCTTCTACAAGGCCCTAGGTAAGGACGAGAGGAGGATGAGCTCTATATCATTTAGGGTTATATCTTTCCTTACTTTGCTTGTAATTGTGTTGTCTGTACCTTTAGGTGAGATAATGATTTCACATCTCTTTCCGGAATACGCTCCTGGTATCCCAGCCTTCGTCCTATTGTTCGTAGCCTCTGTTTTGGCTTTCCCAATTGGCTCTTTAACTAACTTCATTATAGCCTTCAAGAGGGACTTACGACCGTTCCTCGTCCTCATCCTTTTAAATGCCTCAACGGTCTTGTTCACTTCATTTTTGCTCATTCCTAGGATTGGGATAATTGGTGGGGCTATCTCTCAAGTTATTGTGGCGATAGTGAGCTCTCTCTTTACTATTTTTTACGCTTTAAGGACTAAGGTCTTCTTTCCGACTCTCAAGGACTACGTGGTCCTATCTCTCTTACCTTTAGTCGGGGTTTACGAGGTCTTTATAGACCCTAAGTGGTTAGATGTAGTGCTCTTCTTGGCCTTGCCTGTCATTTTCAAGTTTTTGGGAATAATCGAGAGGAGCGACGTAGAGTTAATAAGGGGTTTCCTACCTAGAAGGTTAATGTTTATATATCAAGTTTTGAGAATTTTGAGCTAG
- a CDS encoding HD domain-containing protein, with amino-acid sequence MSVGKHIRDPIYGYVKVEASDLNLVDSPLFQRLRYIRQNGLAYLVFPSATHSRFEHSLGAHHVAKLMLEKLRKNGFVNDDQLNEISRLALVHDIGHLPFSHTFEHSLKFLQYIDERMYRDFIGNQVNAKFHELIGVNVLRNCVGEEGLAKLMEEIYVKKEASKQLVKAVISSTLDADRLDYLQRDSYYFGVKYGEISLDRIIEVMEIDRNGNYVFRTKGRDDLEHLLMARYHMYSAVYNHPVKGIFDTALAYTLANMIEDQTIPVEGVKDCEKFFNLTDDYVLSKLREKKDQDGIYKNFYDILLKRKKYKKFILEDTHADTFASTMENKEEEEKLYNFIITLKGNLLVYIADVDMPIDKVKLSIGNGEINLSNTNASKYVNVPSLRRRIIIGYTKDDYFNDFEKKFLKK; translated from the coding sequence ATGTCAGTAGGCAAGCACATAAGAGACCCCATTTATGGGTATGTAAAAGTCGAAGCCAGCGATTTAAACTTAGTAGATAGTCCCCTTTTTCAGAGGCTGAGATACATTAGACAAAACGGTCTTGCATATTTAGTCTTCCCATCAGCGACTCACTCAAGATTTGAGCATAGTTTAGGTGCACATCACGTTGCTAAACTCATGTTGGAGAAATTGAGAAAGAACGGTTTCGTAAACGATGATCAACTGAATGAAATTAGCAGGTTAGCTTTAGTTCACGATATAGGTCATTTGCCCTTCTCTCATACCTTTGAGCACTCTCTAAAATTCCTTCAATATATTGATGAAAGAATGTATAGAGACTTTATTGGAAATCAAGTTAATGCTAAATTTCACGAATTAATAGGAGTTAATGTCCTTAGAAATTGCGTTGGGGAGGAAGGACTGGCTAAGCTAATGGAGGAGATTTACGTTAAAAAAGAAGCATCTAAACAGTTGGTAAAGGCTGTAATCAGCTCTACCTTGGACGCGGACAGGCTGGATTATTTGCAAAGGGACTCTTATTATTTTGGCGTCAAATACGGAGAGATCTCTCTAGATAGAATTATTGAAGTTATGGAAATCGATAGAAATGGGAATTACGTGTTCCGGACAAAGGGGAGAGACGACCTGGAGCACCTCTTAATGGCGAGGTATCACATGTACAGCGCTGTATATAACCATCCGGTCAAGGGCATTTTTGACACAGCTCTTGCCTATACTTTAGCGAATATGATTGAAGATCAGACAATACCTGTTGAAGGCGTGAAGGACTGTGAAAAATTTTTTAATTTAACTGACGATTACGTCCTAAGTAAGCTGAGAGAGAAAAAAGACCAAGATGGAATTTATAAGAATTTTTATGATATATTACTGAAGAGGAAAAAATATAAGAAATTCATCCTTGAAGACACCCATGCCGATACATTTGCTAGTACTATGGAGAATAAAGAGGAGGAAGAGAAGTTGTACAATTTTATAATCACTTTAAAAGGCAACTTATTGGTCTACATAGCGGACGTTGATATGCCCATAGATAAAGTTAAACTTTCGATCGGTAACGGAGAGATCAATTTAAGTAATACCAATGCCAGTAAATACGTTAACGTGCCATCACTGAGACGTAGGATAATTATCGGTTATACAAAGGATGACTATTTCAATGATTTTGAAAAAAAGTTTTTGAAAAAATAA
- a CDS encoding SDR family oxidoreductase, with protein MKTLILGASGQLGIELSSLFPEAIRTYSSSEVPGGVKLDVTDFQVLEDFILKVRPDVVVNATAYTDVDGCERDRERAMKVNSEAVRHVVRASRVVEAYLLHVSTDYVFDGGKGMYAETDLPDPVNYYGLSKLVGEAYALSYDDSLVVRTSGVFRHKGFPVYAYNTLRKGGEVLAFKGYYSPISGKLLAEAIKELVETRRTGVIHVAGERVSRYELALRVAEAYDLPKNVKEVDEVRGWVAKRPFDSSLDVSRARKLVSVDFYSLEENLKHMVVA; from the coding sequence ATGAAGACCCTGATACTGGGCGCCTCTGGGCAGCTGGGCATCGAGCTCTCCAGCCTCTTCCCAGAAGCCATAAGGACTTACTCTTCCTCCGAAGTCCCAGGCGGGGTCAAACTAGACGTCACTGACTTCCAGGTACTTGAGGACTTTATACTCAAGGTGAGGCCGGACGTAGTGGTGAACGCCACAGCCTACACGGACGTGGACGGCTGCGAGAGGGACAGGGAGAGGGCTATGAAGGTCAACTCTGAGGCGGTGAGGCACGTGGTCAGGGCCTCCAGGGTCGTGGAGGCTTACCTCCTTCACGTGAGTACGGACTACGTCTTTGACGGTGGGAAGGGGATGTATGCCGAGACCGACCTCCCCGACCCGGTGAACTACTACGGCCTCTCCAAACTGGTGGGGGAGGCCTACGCCCTCTCCTACGACGACTCGCTCGTCGTGAGGACCTCTGGGGTGTTCAGGCACAAGGGCTTCCCCGTGTACGCCTACAACACACTTAGGAAAGGTGGCGAAGTCCTGGCCTTCAAGGGGTACTACTCCCCAATCTCAGGCAAGTTGCTGGCTGAGGCCATAAAGGAACTGGTGGAGACCAGGAGGACGGGCGTCATACACGTCGCTGGAGAGAGGGTCTCGCGTTACGAGCTCGCCCTAAGGGTAGCTGAGGCTTACGACCTGCCTAAGAACGTGAAGGAGGTGGACGAGGTGAGGGGTTGGGTGGCGAAGAGGCCCTTCGACTCCTCCCTGGACGTGAGTAGGGCGAGGAAGTTGGTATCAGTGGACTTCTACTCCCTAGAGGAGAACCTGAAGCACATGGTGGTAGCATGA
- a CDS encoding glucose-1-phosphate thymidylyltransferase, producing the protein MKAVILHGGQGTRLRPLTHTGPKQLIKVAGKPISQWALEQVRDAGVKDVILILGDNVPNKVVEYYGDGSRFGVRITYVYQGKARGLADAVYRVRGLVKGERFLVYLGDNVVNYDLGKFASSGSNASILLAKVQDPSRFGVAVIREGKLVKLVEKPKERISDLALVGVYSFDDNVFDVIEGLRPSWRGELEITDAIQGLVDRGLEVSYDVADGWWKDTGTPKDILEANAFLLDAKVSRRVEENVRLVNSSVEGRVYLGRNALVQNSVVRGPAYVGENTVVKDSYVGPYTSIGDNCVVEGSEVEHSVILDNVKVEGGVFLMDSLIGNNAVIRKGNRWHKLVVGENSWITL; encoded by the coding sequence ATGAAGGCTGTTATCCTACACGGGGGGCAGGGTACTAGGCTCAGGCCCTTGACCCACACGGGCCCTAAGCAGTTGATAAAGGTAGCTGGGAAGCCTATCTCCCAGTGGGCCCTGGAGCAGGTAAGGGACGCTGGGGTAAAGGACGTCATCCTCATCCTGGGCGACAACGTGCCCAACAAGGTCGTGGAGTACTACGGCGACGGTAGCCGCTTCGGGGTCAGGATAACCTACGTCTACCAAGGGAAGGCCAGGGGGCTAGCCGACGCGGTCTACAGGGTCAGGGGACTGGTGAAGGGGGAGAGGTTCCTGGTCTACCTAGGGGACAACGTGGTGAACTACGACTTGGGGAAGTTCGCCTCCTCCGGGTCTAACGCGTCCATCCTCTTGGCGAAGGTCCAGGACCCCTCCCGCTTTGGGGTCGCTGTGATAAGGGAGGGTAAGCTCGTCAAGTTGGTGGAGAAGCCAAAGGAGAGGATATCCGACCTAGCCCTAGTGGGGGTCTACAGCTTCGATGACAACGTGTTCGACGTGATAGAGGGGCTGAGGCCGAGCTGGAGGGGGGAACTGGAGATAACCGACGCGATCCAGGGCCTGGTCGACAGGGGGCTCGAGGTGAGCTACGACGTAGCCGACGGGTGGTGGAAAGACACGGGGACGCCCAAGGACATACTGGAGGCCAACGCGTTCCTGCTCGACGCCAAGGTCTCGAGGAGGGTGGAGGAAAACGTGAGACTAGTCAACTCCAGCGTGGAGGGGAGGGTCTACCTAGGTAGGAACGCCCTCGTCCAGAACTCGGTGGTCAGGGGACCAGCGTACGTGGGCGAGAACACCGTGGTCAAGGACTCATATGTGGGGCCCTACACCTCAATAGGGGACAACTGCGTGGTGGAGGGGAGCGAAGTGGAGCACAGCGTGATCCTAGACAACGTGAAGGTGGAAGGAGGGGTCTTCTTGATGGACTCGCTGATCGGTAACAACGCGGTGATAAGGAAGGGGAACAGGTGGCACAAGCTGGTCGTAGGTGAGAACTCATGGATAACCTTGTAG
- a CDS encoding glycosyltransferase — MFTSKLEDYTLTPLEAMACGTPVAITDNAGSRAYAVNGYNALIDDTQSPGGWQN; from the coding sequence CTGTTCACCTCTAAGTTAGAGGACTATACTCTAACTCCACTTGAAGCTATGGCTTGTGGAACTCCAGTAGCGATAACAGATAACGCGGGCAGCAGGGCTTACGCAGTCAATGGATACAATGCTTTAATAGATGATACACAGTCTCCTGGAGGCTGGCAGAACTGA
- a CDS encoding dTDP-glucose 4,6-dehydratase, translated as MDNLVVLGGAGFIGSAFVREVNRRGVTPTVFDALTYAGRTENLVGTGHALVRGDVRDPQALDKVLSGNVDVVVNFAAETHVDRSIYSPRGFVETNVLGVLNVLEASRKYDFKYVHVSTDEVYGDGRCADEDAALNPSSPYSASKASADLFVKAYVRTYGVKAIVVRPSNNYGPRQYPEKMIPKVIIRTLSGLPVPIYGDGRQERDWIYVEDTVRTMADVMEGSARWGGEVYNLPGGQPVTNLELVRTIGEVMGREVKVKFVEDRPGHDRRYCMEPSLEYKVMPLREGLSRTVEWYLQNRWWWEPLLDDKFFRDEAPWR; from the coding sequence ATGGATAACCTTGTAGTCCTTGGAGGGGCTGGCTTCATAGGCTCAGCCTTCGTGAGGGAGGTGAACAGGAGGGGGGTCACCCCGACAGTGTTTGACGCGTTGACCTATGCGGGTAGGACGGAGAACTTGGTGGGGACTGGACACGCGTTAGTGAGGGGGGACGTGAGGGACCCCCAGGCGCTGGACAAGGTGCTCTCCGGGAACGTGGACGTGGTGGTGAACTTCGCCGCTGAGACGCACGTGGACAGGTCGATCTACTCCCCCAGGGGGTTCGTGGAGACCAACGTCTTAGGCGTGTTGAACGTGCTGGAGGCCTCAAGGAAGTACGACTTCAAGTACGTCCACGTGTCCACGGACGAGGTCTACGGGGATGGAAGGTGCGCAGACGAGGACGCGGCACTGAACCCCTCCTCGCCCTACAGCGCCTCAAAGGCGTCAGCGGACCTCTTTGTCAAGGCCTACGTAAGGACTTACGGGGTGAAGGCGATTGTGGTGAGGCCCTCCAACAACTACGGCCCCAGGCAGTACCCTGAGAAGATGATTCCGAAGGTGATAATCAGGACGCTTTCGGGGCTCCCGGTCCCAATTTACGGCGACGGGAGGCAGGAGAGGGACTGGATCTACGTCGAGGACACGGTCAGGACCATGGCTGACGTGATGGAGGGGTCAGCCAGATGGGGAGGTGAGGTGTACAACTTACCCGGGGGACAGCCCGTCACGAACCTGGAGCTGGTGAGGACCATAGGGGAGGTGATGGGTAGAGAGGTGAAGGTGAAGTTCGTGGAGGACAGGCCCGGCCACGACAGGAGGTACTGCATGGAGCCTTCCTTGGAGTACAAGGTCATGCCCTTGAGGGAGGGGCTCTCAAGGACTGTGGAGTGGTACCTACAGAACAGGTGGTGGTGGGAGCCACTGCTGGACGACAAGTTCTTCAGGGATGAGGCACCCTGGAGATGA
- a CDS encoding GH12 family glycosyl hydrolase domain-containing protein — protein sequence MDLKKSLGLGFAVAFLLGVLFLHSYLVHLTNPRSSNVTDRYPQVTSQGTGTTSGTGSKDVLNLSNLGGTFTVIGRYQSDSKYALAEVYTPNGSLFLSPFLWNLKVAKGDANLTYVGSSLEVWVNFTDFKKVSPSIPVDGYPGVMYGQELWFPFAGKSLTSSSLPLPMALGELPNFSSTLSYSVLDRWGVVDDFSYDVWLTTDPNATYLQYPDVEVMVWLYHNETPSKYFLYVGNVTERLVVNDTVLEENFSVYVLPHTGSANGWIGVYFLSQDQLEGNVTVPLSSMIVGSFPFIHKVFQKVNASDYYLDAVQVGMEFNDVDGDVSLGYVLHSWTIELQNES from the coding sequence GTGGACCTCAAGAAGTCTCTGGGACTTGGCTTCGCAGTGGCCTTTCTCCTGGGAGTGCTTTTCCTCCACAGTTACCTAGTCCACCTGACTAACCCTAGGAGCAGTAATGTGACGGACAGGTACCCCCAAGTGACCTCCCAGGGTACTGGGACGACTTCAGGTACTGGGAGCAAGGACGTGTTGAACCTCTCTAACCTAGGGGGCACGTTCACCGTCATTGGGAGGTACCAAAGCGACAGCAAGTACGCCTTGGCCGAGGTCTACACTCCGAATGGGTCCCTCTTCCTCTCTCCTTTCCTATGGAACCTCAAGGTAGCAAAGGGTGACGCTAACCTGACCTACGTGGGGAGCTCCCTCGAGGTCTGGGTAAACTTCACTGATTTCAAAAAGGTGTCTCCCTCGATACCAGTGGACGGATACCCTGGCGTCATGTACGGTCAGGAGCTCTGGTTCCCCTTCGCTGGAAAGTCCTTGACCTCCAGCTCACTCCCCCTGCCCATGGCCTTGGGTGAACTGCCAAACTTTTCCTCGACCCTCTCCTACTCCGTCCTAGACCGTTGGGGAGTGGTGGACGACTTCTCGTATGACGTGTGGTTAACGACTGACCCCAACGCGACCTACTTGCAGTACCCTGACGTGGAGGTCATGGTCTGGCTCTACCATAACGAGACTCCGTCCAAATACTTCCTCTACGTCGGAAACGTGACGGAGAGGCTAGTGGTGAACGACACGGTCTTAGAGGAAAACTTCTCAGTGTACGTCCTCCCCCACACAGGTTCTGCAAACGGATGGATAGGGGTATACTTCCTGAGCCAGGACCAGTTGGAGGGTAACGTCACGGTACCCCTGTCCTCCATGATAGTGGGGTCCTTCCCCTTCATCCATAAGGTCTTCCAGAAGGTCAACGCTAGCGACTACTACTTGGACGCGGTCCAGGTCGGTATGGAGTTCAATGACGTCGACGGTGATGTGAGCTTAGGGTACGTCCTCCACAGTTGGACAATAGAGCTGCAAAACGAGAGTTGA
- a CDS encoding glycosyltransferase → MEIKKDDVVISVIITAHNRRKFLKEAITSALNQEFDRSKHEVIVVKNFEDQEIDSFIEEKNVKSLYTEEEKSGGVQKVGAEESKGSIVCLLDDDDKFHEEKLRNVCHSFTRYKDLTFYHNNRVVIYDEGKVLLTPEV, encoded by the coding sequence GTGGAAATAAAAAAAGATGATGTTGTAATTTCAGTTATAATCACTGCTCATAACAGGAGGAAATTCTTGAAGGAAGCAATAACTTCTGCACTAAATCAGGAATTTGACAGGAGTAAGCACGAGGTAATCGTGGTGAAGAACTTTGAGGACCAAGAAATAGACAGTTTCATAGAGGAGAAAAACGTCAAGTCCTTATATACTGAGGAGGAAAAGTCAGGAGGCGTGCAAAAGGTAGGAGCTGAGGAATCAAAAGGAAGCATAGTCTGCCTCCTTGATGACGACGATAAGTTCCACGAGGAGAAGTTAAGGAATGTGTGCCACTCCTTCACTAGGTATAAGGACTTAACTTTCTACCACAACAACAGGGTTGTGATATATGATGAGGGAAAGGTCTTGCTCACTCCAGAGGTTTGA
- a CDS encoding FkbM family methyltransferase — protein sequence MEVVDVGAYIGDTAVFFAVKDAKRVIGFELLPSVYKVALENVELNGLEDRVALINADVGSKDGTIKVPSVIDLDKSGVFHVTDEGDIEEPLYPLKRVRELVKDPYLLKMDCEGWRLTS from the coding sequence ATGGAAGTAGTGGACGTAGGTGCTTACATAGGTGATACAGCTGTATTTTTTGCGGTGAAGGATGCAAAGAGGGTTATAGGGTTTGAGCTTCTCCCCTCTGTGTATAAGGTAGCACTAGAGAACGTTGAGCTGAACGGGCTAGAGGACAGGGTCGCACTAATTAATGCAGACGTAGGGTCAAAAGACGGTACAATAAAAGTACCTTCAGTCATTGATTTAGACAAAAGCGGAGTTTTTCATGTTACTGATGAGGGTGACATAGAGGAACCATTATACCCCCTAAAGAGGGTGAGGGAGCTTGTTAAAGACCCCTATTTGCTGAAGATGGACTGCGAGGGGTGGAGGTTGACGTCATAA